CTATCAGTGCAGGTCTCCCGTAGCTTTCAGTGAACCTGCGTGCCATTTCCCGCTCAAACATTTTCTTTGCCACACCATATCTGGCAATTGTTGATAGTGCCATCCTTACTTCGGGTTCAAGTGTTTTTTGATTGAACCGACCCAGCGTGCTGCATATATTGCCCTCTCTTATCTGCTGCAGCAGGAGACTGGCAGAGGGAGGTCCCTCTTGCTTTATGAAATTCAGTAAATCCCCATCATTGAATGTGGTAAAGAATTCAGAAACACTAAGCATGATCCTGGTTCTGTCATTTATATTCTCAAGTGTGTCTTCCAGGGCTTTAAGCAGCATGGCACGAACGCTCTGGGTTAGGGGATTGTGGATAATGGCAGAATAATGGTGAGATCGGGCAATAAGCATGGATTCTGCAGCTGCCAGGGCCATATCTTCACTATAACTGTCAACTCCCCCCAGTACGAGACGGCCATTATGAAGTTTGAGGCTGGCCACCAGCTGTTCAACATCGATCAATCCAAGAGATACTCCTGTATGATACGAGTCACGCAGGAGGAAATCAATCCGATCGGCATCTATATCCCCTGAAACGATCTGAGCGAGATGCTTTTTTTCAACCTCATCCAGATCCCCTGTGGCGATAGCTGAAATGTCTTTAAAAAAATCATGTGCATCAATTCCAAAATCCGATTTTATCGCTCTCGCAATCTCATCATATTTTGGAAAATTATTTTTTATAATGTAGCTGGTGAACTTCTCATGGCTATAGAACCGCTCACCGCCGATCTCAGGTACATAGGTGGGATTTCTGGCAAGGACCCCCTCAACGGAATGGGAAAAAGCAGAATGGCCCACGTCATGTAAAAGCCCTGCAACCCTGACCTTCTGGATATCCAGATCATCCAGTCCTAGTGCACGTGCGATCATATTGGCCACATGCATAGTGCCTATACTGTGCTCATATCTGGTGTGATTGGCTCCAGGAAATGCAATATCGGCAAGTCCCAACTGTTGTATTCGGCGGAGACGCTGTACTTCCCTAGTGTTGATCAGCAATGCTTCCAGATGGCTGATGGGAATGTGCCCGTGCAGAGGATCATGTATCGTTCCACCTGAATGCATGAAATGTTATTAGTTCAGAAGACACTTAAAAACTTGGATATTCAAATAACTTTTTATATGATTCATTAGATTAAAGAAAATGAGTTTGCTCCATAATTTTAGAAAAAATTGAACGATATGGACTCGTGGGGTAGCCTGGATATCCTAGCGGGCTTCGGTATTTACCGCCTTGTTGAAGCGGTAATGAAGATACCCGCGGACCCGTGTTCGAATCGCGGCGAGTCCGTTTTTATACTATTTATGCTTTGAGAAGGTACTCTAGAAGGTCTGGACTTAACCTTGTCTCCTTTTTCATTTTATCGAGTATTTCCTTTTGGGACTTACCTTCTTGCTTGAGATTATTTATCTTGTCAAATACGCTCTTTTTAATCTCATAATAATCGTTAATATCTTTACGGTGTCCCCAAACATCACCTTCAAGAAGCTTTATATTCTGCATATCCAAAAATAGCAGAATTGATTTTGAAACAGTTTTTTTATATGAACCAGGTATATGCAAAGCCTTCATCTCAGGACAAGTCTGAACTAAATCAAAAATGTCCTTATTTGAAGGTCTGAAGGCCAAATGAATAATTTCTTCATCGGTGCTCAATGTGTTTATTTCGTCTTTAGAACTTACTACTCGAATTTTCATATTATTAACCCTTCCAAGTATCTCCTTAAATATTATATTTCCAGTACCCTATAAATCTCTTTCTGATAACTGGAACAAATTTATATCTGTATCTTAATTGATAAATATTGAAGTAATGCGAAATGGTTATGAGCATAACTTACATTTCAAAAAGAGTGAGTAATATCGATCAATACATAAGAAAAAGCGTAACCAACATCGAACAGTGTGTTCATGGAGGTCGGGTGGTGGAATATCTTAAGCATAATAGGATTGAATTGCTGGATTTCAGTGCTAATTTTAATCCTGTTTATCCTCCTGATAAAGCAGAAATCAAAAATATCACAACAGGTGCATTGAAAAACATTGGATTCTACCCTGACAACCGCTATATCGAATTTAAAAATGCATCTGCTGGATTTGCCGGAGTTAAACCTAACAATATAATACCTGCAAACGGTTCATCAGAGGCAATAAGGCTTATTTCCGAGACCATTTTGAGTAAAGGCGATGTGGTGCTACTTCCCAGGCCTACTTTTGATGAATATGAACTGAATATCAGACTTATGGACGCCGTCCCACAATCTATTAATTATAGAGAAATGTTTCTTCATCCGGATATCATTACTGATGATTTGCTTGGCAATTCAAAGGCATTGTTTATCTGTAATCCCAATAACCCCACAGGTACATTAATTGAAAGATCAAGATTGGAACAACTGGCCAGGAGATGCCAGGAAAATAAGACTTTTCTGATAATTGATGAAGCGTTCATTCAACTCTCTGACCCTGCTCACAGTATAGCGGATCTAGTCTTTGAAAACCAATTTGTTATTATTGTACAGTCCCTTACTAAGGTATTTGCAATACCTGGAATAAGAATTGGATACGGAATAGCTCATGAAGATTTAGCAGCAAGGATGAACAATATCAGGATCCCCTGGAATCTTGGAACGATTTCTGAAGTCGTAGGGACATGGCTACTTGATACTTATTCAACAGACCCCTCATATCTTGAACAATCAAGAGAACTTATAAGGGTCGAACGGGAATGGCTTTTAAAGCGCTTATCCCTTATCAGGGGTTTTGAACCAATACCCAGCGACACATGTTTTATCCTGATCAAGATAAGAGATTTTGGAATGGATTCAAACGAGGTCACCCAACATATGCTAGAACAGGGAATCATTATACGGGACTGCGAATCATTCAAAGGATTGGATAAAGATTATATTCGGGTTGCCATTCGAAATCGGGATGATAACCAGAAATTGATTGATGCTTTTTCAAGATCTATTACTCAATGGGGTAAGGAACTGGCTGATAAGGAGATCGAAGAGGCAGTTCATAAGGGTAAGATCGCAAGCAGGACCAATTGTGAATATTACCCTTGCCATTTTGAAGACCAGGATTGTACATTCTGCTTTTGTCCCTTTTATCCATGTGGGGATGAAAGAACCGGCGGTGAAATGATAGATCGGTCAACAGGTGGTACAGTATGGAGCTGCGCTGGATGTGATCACATACACAGGCCAGAAGTGGCAAATCAGATACTCGAAGCACTGATGGTAAGCGAAGGGAAGCCTGAAGATGTTAAACTAATCTGGAAAAAAGTTATAGAATCTATGTTATAAAAATGGAATCTGTTGTATTTTCCCCTGGACTTGAAGTACTTGCACTGGCAATTCTAATGGATATCTTAATCGGAGAACCGCCCGGAACTATACATCCTGTGGTTTGGATAGGAAAAGTAATCAAATATCTTAATAACCTATCTTTTGGCAATAAGAGGATGTTTGGCATTTTTATGGTTATCGTCACAGCAGGGATATCATTACTTGCAGGGGCAGTAGTGGTAATCGCATCTTCATATATTTCAGAAACATTTGCATTGCTTCTCGCTGCATATTTCCTGAAATCCACCTTTTCCTTTAGAATGTTGTTGACCTCTGCCCGCCATATAAAATCCCAATTGGAATCAGGTACTTTAAAGAATGCCAAAAAAGACCTAAAAGCGCTTGTCAGCCGAGATACAACCAACCTGGACAAATTACATATGACCTCAGCAGTGATAGAATCCACATCTGAGAACTTTGTAGATGGAATTGTTTCTCCTCTATTCTTTTATCTTATACTTGGACTGCCCGGAGCCCTTGTATACAAGGCAGTGAATACCCTGGATTCCATGATAGGATACAGGAATAAAGAATTCATTGAATTGGGCTGGGCTTCTGCCAGACTGGACGATATTCTGAATTGGATTCCTGCCCGACTATCCCTGATCTTTATTTTTGCAGCGTCTATATTTACAGGCAGTCCAATAAATGCTATAAAGACATGCATCAGGGACCGCGATCAGACAGCTTCACCCAATTCAGGCTGGCCTATGGCAGCAACTGCCGGTTCTTTGGGTGTGAGGCTGGAAAAAAAAGGACACTACATTCTTGGAGGCGAGTTCAGGGAACCTGTTCCTGAAGATATTGAAAGAGGATCAAAGCTTGTGGGAATAGCAACGATCTTCCTTTTTGCTTCCATTTTCGCTGGTGTATATGTTATAAGAATCCTTATATGGTGAATTGAATACAAGGTTGATTGCAATGAAACTCTCAGACGCCACTCTTGCTGAAAAAACAGATAATCCCGATAAGATTGACAGAAGATCTGACCATGATATTAAAGAGATTCTTGCTGACATGGGATTATCGGAAGAAGTACTCCTTTCTACTGCCATGGAATTGTATGTCCCTCATCCCGGTATAGAGACCCGGGAAAAAGCTGAAGCTGTTTTCAGGCACGAACTGGATGTGGCCCTCAGCGACCCAAACGTGTGCATCCTGATATATTCGGGTATCCAGCTGGAGGAAGCTGGTAAAGCAGGAAAGCTGCCAAACCTTAGTAAAGATTCCTATGACCGCGATCTAACATTTTTAATATGCGATGAAGTGCTGGGAATGAGCATTGCTACCTATATTGCGGGATATAAGGGCACATTCGAGTTTGTCAGGTTCGATAAGAAAAAACCTGGGGTTTTAAAAGAACTTGGGCCTTTCATGGATGATGTTATCGCAGCTTTGATCGGAGGTGTATCCTCCAATATGTATACCAGAGCGGGGGTATAGACCAAAGATGCTGGATGGTTTCCTGGGAGCTATTGGATTCTTAACCACTCTACCGGCTGGTAGAGCTGACAGGTTGGTACATCTTCAAAGCCGGACATCTCTTTTTTCAGTGGTGGGGATACTTGTCGGATTGCTCCTTGGAATAATAGCTACCTCGTTGATCATTGTAATCCCTGACCAGCCTGCCATTGTGGCTGTACTGATGATTATGTCCATCTACACCTTTACTGGTCTCAACCATCTGGACGGCCTTTCGGATTTTGGGGACGGTATCACTGCCCACGGCAGCAGGGAGAAAAAGATCATTGCATTAAAGGACATGGCACTTGGCACGGGCGGAGCAGCTTTTATTGTCTTATATATATTGATGTTATTTGTAATCATCCAGGCTCTTGCAAACATCCTAATTGATTTGAATTGGGGGTATTCTCTCGGATTTTTCTTTTTAGTAGCAGAAGTGTCATCCAAACACTCAATGATCACAGCGTCCTGGCTGGGTAGACCTATCCACCAGGGTATGGGGTCTATGATCGCGGATAATACAGGTTTAAAGCAGTTCTTAATAAGTTTGATAATATCAGCTTTGGTATGTACTGCTATTTTGGGCAGTTCAGGGATCGCAGCAGTGGTTGGTGCAATGATAGGTTCGGTCCTGGTGATTTTCATTTCTAATCGGCATTTTGGTGGGATAAACGGGGATTGCATCGGGACATCTAATGAGATCGGACGCCTTATGGCGTTGATCGTATTATTCATAATCTGCAGAGGAGGTATTGCTGTTTGGATGCCCTGGTGATGGCAGGGGGTCGGGGCAGCAGGATGAAAGTGCCCATTGAAAAGCCGTTACTTGAGATCAATCACAAGAAATTGATCGAATATGTGCTTGATGCTCTTAAAGAATCTAATAATATCAATAATATCCATATTGCCGTGTCTGCTAATGGACCTGAGACAGGCAAGTGGCTTGAACTTCACTCCCGTGATGTCAACATCATTAATACACCAGGCAGCGGTTATGTTTCAGATATGGTGGTTGCAGTTAAATCAGCAGGCATTAAGGGCCCTTTGCTAATGGTAATGGCTGATCTGCCCCTGATCTCTTCAGAGATGATAGATGAGGTTATTACTAAATACCATACCATCCCGCAGCCAGCTCTTTCGGTCTATAATTTATTGTCTGTATGTAGAAGTAAGGGACTGCGGCCTGATACTGTGTTCAATAAAAATGGGCAATTGATCGTCCCATCCGGATTGAACATACTGGATGCTGACAAAATACATGAAGAGCAGGAAGATTATAACTATATTCTTGATAATCATAGATTGGCTGTAAATGTTAATACAATAGAGGATCTGGAGATATGCTCCAGACTGATATGAGATGAATACTCAAGATAGAAATATTTCTGCAGACACCTTAAGTCTGCTTTTGGGAAAAACACAAGTCAAGCCAGAGGAAGTGACAAATGAGATCTTATTGCTGGCACAGGCTATTGATGACCCTTTCTGTCTGCCGTATCTTATAGAGGAATTAAATTCCCTTGAGATGGAAGACGAAGAAGCTTTCAGGTTTGGTTTACTGCGAATCCAGATTGATTCCGAATTGAGAATGAATGAAGATATCCAGAAGCATCAACGCCGCCGGTTTGTTGCACAGGTGATTGAAAAGATGCTGTTTGGGGAACTATTTATTGAGATAAAAGCTCCCCCAGACGAGATTTAATTGTTGAGCATTAAATTAATTTTTAATTATTGGATAATTTCAATAAGGCAGCAATCATCTCTGTTTCCAAGTAATTTGACAAGTTGTACTTCCACATAAGGCGACTTTTTTATCGCTATCCTTGAAAATATCC
The genomic region above belongs to Methanosarcinales archaeon and contains:
- the cobZ gene encoding alpha-ribazole phosphatase CobZ — its product is MKLSDATLAEKTDNPDKIDRRSDHDIKEILADMGLSEEVLLSTAMELYVPHPGIETREKAEAVFRHELDVALSDPNVCILIYSGIQLEEAGKAGKLPNLSKDSYDRDLTFLICDEVLGMSIATYIAGYKGTFEFVRFDKKKPGVLKELGPFMDDVIAALIGGVSSNMYTRAGV
- a CDS encoding aminotransferase class I/II-fold pyridoxal phosphate-dependent enzyme encodes the protein MSNIDQYIRKSVTNIEQCVHGGRVVEYLKHNRIELLDFSANFNPVYPPDKAEIKNITTGALKNIGFYPDNRYIEFKNASAGFAGVKPNNIIPANGSSEAIRLISETILSKGDVVLLPRPTFDEYELNIRLMDAVPQSINYREMFLHPDIITDDLLGNSKALFICNPNNPTGTLIERSRLEQLARRCQENKTFLIIDEAFIQLSDPAHSIADLVFENQFVIIVQSLTKVFAIPGIRIGYGIAHEDLAARMNNIRIPWNLGTISEVVGTWLLDTYSTDPSYLEQSRELIRVEREWLLKRLSLIRGFEPIPSDTCFILIKIRDFGMDSNEVTQHMLEQGIIIRDCESFKGLDKDYIRVAIRNRDDNQKLIDAFSRSITQWGKELADKEIEEAVHKGKIASRTNCEYYPCHFEDQDCTFCFCPFYPCGDERTGGEMIDRSTGGTVWSCAGCDHIHRPEVANQILEALMVSEGKPEDVKLIWKKVIESML
- the cobS gene encoding adenosylcobinamide-GDP ribazoletransferase, which gives rise to MLDGFLGAIGFLTTLPAGRADRLVHLQSRTSLFSVVGILVGLLLGIIATSLIIVIPDQPAIVAVLMIMSIYTFTGLNHLDGLSDFGDGITAHGSREKKIIALKDMALGTGGAAFIVLYILMLFVIIQALANILIDLNWGYSLGFFFLVAEVSSKHSMITASWLGRPIHQGMGSMIADNTGLKQFLISLIISALVCTAILGSSGIAAVVGAMIGSVLVIFISNRHFGGINGDCIGTSNEIGRLMALIVLFIICRGGIAVWMPW
- a CDS encoding NTP transferase domain-containing protein; amino-acid sequence: MDALVMAGGRGSRMKVPIEKPLLEINHKKLIEYVLDALKESNNINNIHIAVSANGPETGKWLELHSRDVNIINTPGSGYVSDMVVAVKSAGIKGPLLMVMADLPLISSEMIDEVITKYHTIPQPALSVYNLLSVCRSKGLRPDTVFNKNGQLIVPSGLNILDADKIHEEQEDYNYILDNHRLAVNVNTIEDLEICSRLI
- a CDS encoding DUF1699 family protein; translated protein: MKIRVVSSKDEINTLSTDEEIIHLAFRPSNKDIFDLVQTCPEMKALHIPGSYKKTVSKSILLFLDMQNIKLLEGDVWGHRKDINDYYEIKKSVFDKINNLKQEGKSQKEILDKMKKETRLSPDLLEYLLKA
- a CDS encoding cobalamin biosynthesis protein: MESVVFSPGLEVLALAILMDILIGEPPGTIHPVVWIGKVIKYLNNLSFGNKRMFGIFMVIVTAGISLLAGAVVVIASSYISETFALLLAAYFLKSTFSFRMLLTSARHIKSQLESGTLKNAKKDLKALVSRDTTNLDKLHMTSAVIESTSENFVDGIVSPLFFYLILGLPGALVYKAVNTLDSMIGYRNKEFIELGWASARLDDILNWIPARLSLIFIFAASIFTGSPINAIKTCIRDRDQTASPNSGWPMAATAGSLGVRLEKKGHYILGGEFREPVPEDIERGSKLVGIATIFLFASIFAGVYVIRILIW
- a CDS encoding HD domain-containing protein — translated: MHSGGTIHDPLHGHIPISHLEALLINTREVQRLRRIQQLGLADIAFPGANHTRYEHSIGTMHVANMIARALGLDDLDIQKVRVAGLLHDVGHSAFSHSVEGVLARNPTYVPEIGGERFYSHEKFTSYIIKNNFPKYDEIARAIKSDFGIDAHDFFKDISAIATGDLDEVEKKHLAQIVSGDIDADRIDFLLRDSYHTGVSLGLIDVEQLVASLKLHNGRLVLGGVDSYSEDMALAAAESMLIARSHHYSAIIHNPLTQSVRAMLLKALEDTLENINDRTRIMLSVSEFFTTFNDGDLLNFIKQEGPPSASLLLQQIREGNICSTLGRFNQKTLEPEVRMALSTIARYGVAKKMFEREMARRFTESYGRPALIDLSVARGVPKSTRILRGVEEHFMYDESALANGLVRAISRQISLCIFTYHQYQKDQDAAPKDILGLIKELSPDLLRFIRNEKYLNIEGVMLIFYCLHNQFSENDGTKVKIPRIRNITCIYRLVRELANVDYLKNLLDYRFHKRYNFPYSDKLFEDIQILVAMGLVDEDLRYYDKKGHWTQRYEYVLTNEGVEYGKNIAGFYKKEMKHIIDYIVKNKHSIPRDMVDIHINRYNRQ